The Fibrobacter sp. genome contains a region encoding:
- a CDS encoding FISUMP domain-containing protein, whose product MRLGLQFPFVLLAFALLAACSDDYSSQLHWPGEDDLYSSEEDSFSTEVESSSSEKSSSSSAAKSSSSETKTSSSSYFKENWNYLNPEISYGEMTDSRDGQIYKTVVIGTRKWMAENLNFETENSSCFNDSLESCGMYGRLYTWTAAMDTAGVFSTDAIGCGHPKDNPWTVSCEASSNGDYVRGVCPEGWHLPHYEEWRALILAGNNPVVPGKALRSMEGWDDGVGNGTDEFGFSAIPVPVGGHSAEFWTPGIGESGPVSETVMHRVFENDRSSSRKLSVRCVSDDTIAVSSSSGSSSSNCEPNMTLCKTESEDNCEYESLTDDRDGRVYKTVKLGCKWWMAENLAFETEHSFEGKYGRLYEWGALAEACPSGWHVSMVDEWYGLNSRVGREFGNLSVLKSTTGWKVDSSRVDDEEWDGNGNGTDGLGFSVFPDGYVYAGERSARHYKVGENASFWMVDYFQSDVNVEVFYVYGVDETYTSDPYAFSVRCVKD is encoded by the coding sequence ATGCGCTTAGGACTTCAATTCCCGTTTGTTCTGCTGGCGTTCGCGCTTCTGGCCGCCTGTAGTGACGACTATTCCAGTCAATTGCATTGGCCGGGCGAGGACGACTTGTATTCAAGTGAAGAAGATTCGTTTTCTACTGAAGTCGAATCCTCGTCGAGTGAAAAATCCTCCAGTAGCAGCGCGGCGAAATCATCCAGCAGCGAAACGAAGACTTCTTCTTCGAGTTATTTCAAGGAAAATTGGAATTATTTGAATCCGGAAATCAGCTATGGCGAAATGACGGATTCCCGCGACGGCCAGATTTACAAGACGGTGGTGATTGGCACGCGGAAGTGGATGGCTGAGAATCTGAACTTCGAAACGGAGAACAGCTCGTGCTTCAATGATTCCCTTGAAAGCTGTGGAATGTACGGACGACTCTATACTTGGACCGCTGCTATGGATACCGCTGGCGTTTTCAGTACGGATGCTATTGGCTGTGGACACCCTAAAGATAATCCCTGGACAGTGTCTTGCGAGGCTTCCAGTAATGGAGATTATGTTCGTGGCGTTTGTCCGGAAGGCTGGCATTTGCCTCATTACGAAGAATGGAGGGCTTTGATTCTTGCGGGTAACAACCCGGTTGTACCGGGAAAAGCTCTTAGGTCGATGGAAGGCTGGGACGATGGAGTTGGTAATGGTACGGATGAGTTTGGTTTTTCTGCAATTCCTGTTCCCGTGGGGGGGCATAGCGCGGAATTTTGGACGCCAGGGATAGGGGAATCTGGTCCGGTCAGTGAAACTGTTATGCATCGAGTTTTCGAAAACGATCGCTCGTCTAGCCGCAAATTATCGGTCCGTTGTGTTAGTGACGATACGATTGCTGTATCCAGTAGCAGCGGATCCTCCAGTAGTAACTGTGAACCGAACATGACTCTTTGCAAGACAGAATCGGAAGACAACTGCGAGTATGAATCCTTGACCGATGATCGTGATGGCCGCGTTTATAAGACTGTAAAATTAGGGTGTAAGTGGTGGATGGCGGAAAATCTTGCTTTTGAAACAGAACATAGTTTTGAAGGAAAATATGGCCGGTTGTACGAGTGGGGCGCGCTGGCGGAAGCCTGTCCGTCCGGATGGCACGTCTCGATGGTGGATGAATGGTATGGCCTGAATAGTAGGGTGGGACGAGAGTTTGGAAATTTGTCTGTACTCAAGTCTACAACCGGATGGAAGGTGGATTCTAGCCGTGTTGATGATGAGGAATGGGACGGAAATGGCAATGGAACGGATGGTTTGGGTTTCTCTGTTTTCCCGGATGGTTATGTGTATGCCGGAGAACGGTCCGCTCGGCATTATAAAGTCGGAGAAAACGCCAGTTTTTGGATGGTTGATTATTTTCAGTCAGACGTGAACGTTGAGGTCTTTTACGTTTATGGGGTAGATGAAACGTATACCTCAGACCCATACGCATTCTCAGTCCGTTGCGTGAAGGACTGA
- a CDS encoding FdtA/QdtA family cupin domain-containing protein produces the protein MPIFEEKAQIVQLPKFLDERGNLSVVESQKHVPFRFRRCYWIYDVPGGELRGSHAFKNQHEIIVALSGSFDAVIHDGVEEKRYSLSRSYYGLYLPPMHYRTLDNFSTNSLALVISSTPYEEDDYIWERDEFCRMKPTWKPAPQENAPEAEVAKKPDIAAVKAATIEDCTLMKLPRHSERSGSLTSLENSKDIPFDVKRIFYLYDIPGGENRGGHAHKECHQMLVAASGAFDVKVSDGKNEKIYRLDRPYYGLHIPPGVWAEELNFSSGSICLVLTSHEFDESDYWRDYEEFLKFKKA, from the coding sequence ATGCCGATTTTTGAAGAAAAAGCGCAGATTGTCCAGCTTCCCAAGTTCCTCGACGAACGTGGGAACCTGAGCGTCGTGGAATCGCAGAAGCACGTGCCTTTCCGGTTCAGGCGCTGTTACTGGATTTACGACGTTCCCGGCGGCGAGCTCCGCGGAAGCCACGCTTTCAAGAATCAGCACGAAATCATTGTCGCCCTTTCCGGGAGTTTCGATGCGGTCATCCACGACGGGGTAGAAGAGAAACGCTATTCTCTATCGCGCTCGTATTACGGGCTCTACCTGCCGCCCATGCATTACCGCACGCTCGATAACTTCTCGACGAATTCCTTGGCGCTCGTGATTTCTTCGACGCCCTATGAGGAAGATGACTACATATGGGAACGCGATGAATTTTGCCGGATGAAGCCCACGTGGAAACCGGCCCCGCAGGAAAATGCTCCCGAGGCGGAAGTCGCGAAGAAGCCGGACATCGCTGCCGTGAAGGCCGCGACCATAGAGGATTGCACGCTGATGAAGCTCCCGCGGCACAGCGAGCGTTCGGGCAGTTTGACTTCGCTCGAAAACTCGAAGGACATTCCCTTCGACGTGAAGCGGATTTTTTACCTGTACGATATTCCCGGTGGCGAGAACCGCGGGGGGCATGCGCACAAGGAATGCCACCAGATGCTCGTGGCGGCGAGCGGAGCTTTCGACGTGAAGGTCTCCGACGGCAAGAACGAAAAGATTTACAGGCTGGACCGCCCGTACTACGGCCTGCATATTCCTCCCGGAGTCTGGGCGGAAGAACTGAATTTTTCTTCGGGTTCCATCTGCCTGGTGTTGACTTCGCATGAGTTCGACGAGAGCGATTACTGGCGCGACTACGAAGAGTTCCTGAAGTTCAAGAAGGCGTAA
- a CDS encoding GNAT family N-acetyltransferase — translation MAWVEITADEYARHFANPVACYLKADFNMLNAEKVDKVRFFAFEDKGLRVGLAVGEKCDEWRSPYSAPFGGFVCPQMQTIACLNTAVRELKELALSQKKLLRITLPPFFYDRMFYSKVVSALLQNGFKQSYANLNYAFDLADGTPYEKRLHYMGARNYKQFAGCECSFTQETSEEQRRVVYGFIQKHYEAKGYPLWMRFEDLLKTAEIVPIDFCLLRVDGVAVASTIIYKVSEKIAQMIYWGADQSALDKRPLNVIAREMFRHYQEQGFDYLDLGPAASDGIASEGLCTFKESVGCFADLKYAFEFDGTHAGMGA, via the coding sequence ATGGCGTGGGTCGAGATTACAGCGGACGAATACGCTCGCCATTTTGCAAATCCGGTCGCCTGTTACCTGAAGGCGGATTTCAATATGTTGAATGCGGAGAAGGTGGACAAGGTCCGTTTCTTCGCGTTCGAAGACAAAGGACTGCGCGTCGGCCTTGCCGTGGGCGAGAAATGCGACGAGTGGCGCTCTCCTTATTCGGCGCCTTTTGGCGGTTTTGTCTGCCCGCAGATGCAGACGATTGCATGCTTGAATACCGCAGTTCGCGAATTGAAGGAATTGGCCCTGTCGCAAAAGAAATTGCTCAGGATTACTTTGCCGCCGTTTTTTTATGACCGGATGTTTTATTCCAAGGTCGTATCTGCGCTGCTCCAGAACGGGTTCAAGCAATCGTATGCCAATCTGAATTATGCGTTTGACCTTGCGGACGGGACTCCTTACGAGAAACGGCTCCATTACATGGGGGCGCGGAATTACAAGCAGTTTGCCGGTTGCGAATGTTCCTTTACGCAGGAAACCTCCGAGGAACAGCGCCGGGTCGTATACGGATTTATCCAGAAGCATTATGAAGCCAAGGGCTATCCGCTTTGGATGCGGTTCGAAGATTTGCTGAAGACCGCCGAAATCGTTCCCATTGATTTTTGCCTGTTGCGCGTGGACGGCGTCGCGGTAGCGTCGACTATCATTTACAAGGTCAGTGAAAAGATTGCGCAGATGATTTACTGGGGCGCGGACCAGTCCGCTTTGGACAAACGCCCCTTGAACGTGATTGCACGCGAAATGTTCCGGCATTATCAGGAACAGGGCTTTGACTATCTCGATCTCGGGCCGGCTGCATCTGACGGGATTGCTAGCGAGGGACTTTGTACGTTCAAGGAGAGCGTGGGTTGCTTCGCCGACTTGAAATATGCGTTTGAATTTGACGGTACGCATGCCGGCATGGGAGCGTGA